The Candidatus Binatia bacterium genomic sequence CCAGTCGAAGCACGAAACCGGTCTTTGGAGCAACCTGCATGGCCTACTTCGTTGATTTTTTAACCCGCTCGATATCGCCACCGTTTTCTCCGTCGTAGTATGGGAGATTCGAGTCTTTGCGGTAAAAAGCGCGAAATCCTGACTCCAGCGGATTACACGTCACCGCGCCGACCTTCTTCGAGTCCGGATATTCGGTGATGTCCGGATATTCCATCGTGCTGACGCACAGATATTTGAGATCGCCGTCGGATGTGTTGATCAGCTGGTGCGGATGATCCGCTCCGGGCGCGAAGGCGATGAACGTTCCCGCCGAAACCCTCGATTCCTCTTTTCCGAGTCTCAGCGTTCCTTCGCCTTCCAGGACGTAGATCATCTCTTCGTTGGCATGATGCAGGTGGAAAGGGAAAGCGGTTTTTCCCGGAGGGACGGTAAAGAAGCTATAGCCCAGCTTCTTCGCCCCGATGGCCGTGCCGACTCTTTGGCGTTGGGCCGCGAACGACGAACCACCGGGAGTTTTCATCTGCTCGATGGGGATTTTGGACAGGTGAGCGATGTTTTTGTGATTTCCCATGGCCGCCTCCGTTGATATAGTCCACAGAGCCTACCATCTTTTTGCCTCGATGTGTTACGACCGGTGAAATGCTCGTGCTGTCGAACCGCCTCTTCCGCTGCTTTCACCGGCTCGATGATTTTTTCATCCTTCATCCCTCATCCTTCATCCTTTCAGAGTTGCGCCGAAGGGCAAAGGTCGTTCACGATGCAGGCTTTGCAGTCGGGTTTTCGCGCGTGGCAAATCCTGCGGCCGTGAAGAATCAGGCGGTGGGAAAATCCCGTCCACTCCGCCGGCGGCAGCAGCTTCATCAAATCCTGCTCGATTTTATTGGGGTCCTCCTGCTTCGTAAGACCGAGGCGGCGTGACACTCGCTTGCAGTGGGTATCGACGATGATGCCGGGAATGCCGAACGCGTGGCCCAGAATGACGTTGGCCGTCTTGCGTCCGACGCCGGCAAGCCGCGTCAGCTCCTCCATCGTCGCCGGCACTTCACCGGCATGGCTCTCGACCAACTGCTTGCTGCACTTTTTTAGCGACAGCGCTTTGGCATGGAACAGACCCACGCGATGAATAAATTTTTCGATCCGATCGAGCGGCGCGCGCGCCATCGCCTCCGGGGTCGGATAGCGGCGAAAAAGCTCGGGCGTGACTCGATTAACCATCTCGTCCGTGCACTGGGCGGAGAGAATGACGGCGACGAGCAGCTCGAAGTTGTTGCGATGACTGAGCGGGACGCGAAGCTCCGGATAGGCTTGGGCGAGACGCGCCGCGATGGCGTGCGCTCTCTGCTTTTTTTCCTCGGCGGTTTTCTTTTTCACTTCAGATCGTTTTAAAAGCTTTCCTCCCGGCATACACGGCCTTTTTCCCCAGCTCTTCTTCAATCCGCAGAAGCTGGTTGTACTTGGCCGTTCTCTCGCCGCGGCACGGCGCGCCGGTCTTGATCTGGCCGGCGTTGGTGGCCACGGCCAGATCGGCGATGGTGGTATCCTCGGTCTCGCCGGAGCGGTGCGACATGACGGTCGTGTAGCCGGCTTTCTTTGCCAGGCGCATCGTTTCGAGCGTCTCGGTGAGGGTGCCGATCTGGTTGACTTTGATCAGTATTGAATTGGCGACGCCGGATTCGATGCCGCGAGCGAATCTTTTTTTGTTCGTCACAAAGATATCGTCGCCGACGAGCTGGACTTTTTTAGCCAGCGCATCGGTCACCGTCTTCCATCCCTGCCAATCGTCTTCGGCGAACGGATCTTCGATCGAGACGATAGGATACTGCCGCACCCAATCTTCGTACAGCCGGACCATCGCGTCGGCGCCGCGCGTCGCGCCGTCGGATTTTTTAAACACGTAGGCGCCGTTTTCATACAGCTCGCTCGAAGCCACGTCGAGCGCCAGAGCGACGTCGTCCATCGGGCGATAGCTCGCCTGCGTGATCGCCTCCAGCAAAAGCTGCACCGCTTCCTCGTTGGTCTTGAGACGCGGCGCGAATCCGCCTTCGTCGCCGACGGCGGTCGAGTAACCGCGCTTGGCGAGCACTTTCTTCAACGTTTGAAAAACTTCCGCGGCTGCCCTGAGCGCCTCGGAGTACGTTTTCAATCCCAGTGGGACGATCATGAACTCCTGAAAGTCCACGTTGTTGTCGGCGTGCGCACCGCCGTTCAGGACGTTGAGCATCGGCACGGGCAGAGTTCTTCCCCGTGGCCCGCCCAAATATTTATAGAGCGGCAATCTCTCGGCCGCGGCCTGGGCCTTGGCCGCCGCCAGGGAGACGCCGAGAATCGCGTTTGCGCCGAGACGGCTTTTGTCCGGGGTACCGTCGAGCGCGATCATCAGGCGGTCGATTTCCTGCTGGCGCTTCGCGTCCTTGCCGCGCAGTCGCGGCGCGATGACGCGATCGACGTTCAACACCGCCTGCTTCACGCCTTTGCCGAGAAAGCGGCCGTCGCCGTCCCTAAGCTCGACCGCCTCGTGTTCTCCCGTCGAAGCGCCCGACGGAACCGTGGCGCGCCCGCGGACGCCGTTTTTCAGCATGACATCGACTTCCACCGTCGGCTGGCCGCGAGAATCCAAAACCTCTCGCGCATGGACTTCCCGAATCTTCATCTTCACCTCCGCATGGCGACTTCGCTAATGCCTTCGTGCCGGTTGGTTTCCTCATGCATGAGCAAGGCGCAAAAAAGTATGCTACACTACGGATCACTTTGGCCATACTTCCATCCCGATCGACTCAGCGCCGCGCCGTTTATATCTTTTCCAGCCTGCTCGTCGCCCTGGTTCTCTTCACCGCGTTCGGAGAAAGGGGAGTATTCCACCTCTGGCGTCTATGGGGCGAAAAAAAACATCTGGAGGAAAAAAATTTTCTTCTCCAGAAAGAGAACGACGCGCTGCGCGAGCGCGTGTCCCGCATTCGCCACGACGATCTTTATCTCGAAAAGATCGCGCGCGAAGAGCTGGGCCTGGTCCGGCCGGGCGAAATGGTCTACCGCTTCGCCGCGCCCGACCCGAAGAGAAACAAGAACAGCGCCGTCAGCGACCCTCCTTCCGTACTTCCCCGGTCATCGGGACAAAAACCACCTCGGTGATCCGCTCGATGCGCTGTTGCCCCGCGATCTTTTTCACCCGCACCAACTTTTGAGTCTGTCGCTCTTTTCCCATCGGCATCACCAGGCGCCCTTCTTCGCGGAGCTGGCGCCACAGCGGTTCGGGAGTTCTTTCCGCCGCAGCCGTCAGCAGGATGGCATCGAACGGCCCCTTTTCCTCCCAGCCGTAAAATCCATCTCCCGTCTTGACCTGGACATTGTTATAGCCGAGACGCGCCAGAGTTTCCTTGGCCCGCTCGGCGAGCGACGGAATGATCTCGATCGTGTACACCTCTTTCGCCAGACGGCTTAAGACCGCCGCCTGATAGCCGGAGCCGGTGCCGATCTCAAGCAGCTTTTCGCTTTCTTTAAGTTCGAGCAGCTCGCTCATCAGCGCGACGACATAAGGCTGGGAGATCGTCTGGCCTTCGCCGATGGGAAGCGGCCGGTCTTCGTACGCGGCCCCCAAGTCCGTCGCCGCGACGAAGAGATGGCGCGGCACGAGTCCCATGGCGTCAAGCACCTTGCGATCCTTGATGCCCCGGGCGCCGAGATCCCGCTCCACCATCATACGCCGGGCGCGGGTGAACCTGTCCTCTGAGGTGGGCGCCTGCGCCGGAAGCCGAGCGGGAGCGACGGCCCAGAGCCAGAGCAGAAGAAGACAGGTCGAGCCGGCGCGAAAAAATCTATCAGGAGGTTGGCTTGAAAACAAAGTGGTAGTATTCGTCCATATCCATCAGGGACCGGACTTCGGAAAAATCCTTCAGCTTGACCTCGATCAGCCACCCTTCGTTGTACGGATCTTCGTTGATGATCGACGGATGCGATTCCAATTCAGGGTTGACCGCGATGACCGTTCCCGAAACCGGCGCGATCAGCTCCGCCACCGTGTTGTTGGATTCCACCTCCGCGAAAGCTTCGCCTTTTTCCACCTTGTCTCCCAGTTCGGGAAGATCGACCGAGATGACGCGGCCGAGCTCGCTCTGGCCGTAGTTGGTGACGCCGAAAAATACCTGCTGGTCCTCGATGCCGATCCAAACGTGCTGCTCGCTGACTTTTAAAGTCCGCTCCATACCGGCAACTTCACCACTATAGGGATTGCTTTTCTTCTGTCAAGGCTCAAACGAGGCCCGGAAGAAACGGCGCATTCCTCCCTTTCTCTTGAATAATCGGCGCGCTTTTAGTATCCGGGTTGAGTCGATGACGTTCGTCGAGCGGTCCGAATGCCCGTCTGGAAAATGATCGGCGAATAGAATGAAT encodes the following:
- a CDS encoding cupin domain-containing protein, with the translated sequence MGNHKNIAHLSKIPIEQMKTPGGSSFAAQRQRVGTAIGAKKLGYSFFTVPPGKTAFPFHLHHANEEMIYVLEGEGTLRLGKEESRVSAGTFIAFAPGADHPHQLINTSDGDLKYLCVSTMEYPDITEYPDSKKVGAVTCNPLESGFRAFYRKDSNLPYYDGENGGDIERVKKSTK
- the nth gene encoding endonuclease III, producing the protein MKKKTAEEKKQRAHAIAARLAQAYPELRVPLSHRNNFELLVAVILSAQCTDEMVNRVTPELFRRYPTPEAMARAPLDRIEKFIHRVGLFHAKALSLKKCSKQLVESHAGEVPATMEELTRLAGVGRKTANVILGHAFGIPGIIVDTHCKRVSRRLGLTKQEDPNKIEQDLMKLLPPAEWTGFSHRLILHGRRICHARKPDCKACIVNDLCPSAQL
- the eno gene encoding phosphopyruvate hydratase, whose translation is MKIREVHAREVLDSRGQPTVEVDVMLKNGVRGRATVPSGASTGEHEAVELRDGDGRFLGKGVKQAVLNVDRVIAPRLRGKDAKRQQEIDRLMIALDGTPDKSRLGANAILGVSLAAAKAQAAAERLPLYKYLGGPRGRTLPVPMLNVLNGGAHADNNVDFQEFMIVPLGLKTYSEALRAAAEVFQTLKKVLAKRGYSTAVGDEGGFAPRLKTNEEAVQLLLEAITQASYRPMDDVALALDVASSELYENGAYVFKKSDGATRGADAMVRLYEDWVRQYPIVSIEDPFAEDDWQGWKTVTDALAKKVQLVGDDIFVTNKKRFARGIESGVANSILIKVNQIGTLTETLETMRLAKKAGYTTVMSHRSGETEDTTIADLAVATNAGQIKTGAPCRGERTAKYNQLLRIEEELGKKAVYAGRKAFKTI
- a CDS encoding septum formation initiator family protein; protein product: MAILPSRSTQRRAVYIFSSLLVALVLFTAFGERGVFHLWRLWGEKKHLEEKNFLLQKENDALRERVSRIRHDDLYLEKIAREELGLVRPGEMVYRFAAPDPKRNKNSAVSDPPSVLPRSSGQKPPR
- a CDS encoding protein-L-isoaspartate(D-aspartate) O-methyltransferase, with the translated sequence MMVERDLGARGIKDRKVLDAMGLVPRHLFVAATDLGAAYEDRPLPIGEGQTISQPYVVALMSELLELKESEKLLEIGTGSGYQAAVLSRLAKEVYTIEIIPSLAERAKETLARLGYNNVQVKTGDGFYGWEEKGPFDAILLTAAAERTPEPLWRQLREEGRLVMPMGKERQTQKLVRVKKIAGQQRIERITEVVFVPMTGEVRKEGR
- the gcvH gene encoding glycine cleavage system protein GcvH, which produces MERTLKVSEQHVWIGIEDQQVFFGVTNYGQSELGRVISVDLPELGDKVEKGEAFAEVESNNTVAELIAPVSGTVIAVNPELESHPSIINEDPYNEGWLIEVKLKDFSEVRSLMDMDEYYHFVFKPTS